One Numida meleagris isolate 19003 breed g44 Domestic line chromosome 6, NumMel1.0, whole genome shotgun sequence genomic region harbors:
- the LOC110401985 gene encoding uncharacterized protein LOC110401985, protein MAAGHARTRSDPLLPPLFLTSRQRGFLWEEFTLRHESGDAGLPGSAARSLSPFPTQVNARSCVRSHLGDSGNQLFPLYSALPARLLRLLLFLSPNQANVRAKSFQHRLWTGRGERGGPDAAGTRGAQPAPGERSAARRSASVLTNLPAHRSHSPRTPSPGHGLAQPRSAPAQHPLPSCQHAAGTLTALQLLSSPPSSLGFGSHKTKRERRLRSPTHGHAGCGNPRGWAPRFWGGTFQPSSVPSAARSERSRSQASCGRLHPWGARCREVSEQHLLINQRLAAGLGAGDKGRQ, encoded by the exons ATGGCAGCGGGACACGCGCGCACACGCTCCGACCCTCTTCTCCCACCCCTTTTCCTTACATCCCGGCAGCGAGGGTTTCTCTGGGAGGAATTCACACTCCGACACGAATCGGGAGACGCCGGGCTCCCGGGGAGCGCAGCTCGGTCTCTTTCCCCATTTCCCACGCAGGTAAATGCCCGCAGCTGCGTCCGCTCACACCTGGGAGATTCTGGGAACCAACTTTTTCCCCTCTACTCCGCTCTCCCAGCCCGGCTCCTCCGATTGTTGTTATTTCTCTCTCCCAACCAAGCAAATGTCCGTGCAAAGAGCTTTCAGCACCGGCTCTGGACAGGGCGAGGGGAGCGGGGAGGGCCGGATGCGGCAGGGACCCGAGGGGCCCAGCCCGCACCCGGAGAGCGCTCTGCAGCGCGTCGTTCAGCTTCTGTGTTAA CAAATCTGCCTGCACACCGCTCCCACAGCCCCCGGACCCCCAGCCCCGGCCATGGGCTCGCCCAACCGCGCAGTGCCCCCGCTCAACACCCGCTGCCGTCATGTCAGCACGCGGCCGGCACCCTAACAGCACTTCAGCTGTTGAGTTCTCCGCCGTCTTCGCTCGGCTTTGGGTCTCACAAAACCAAACGAGAGCGGCGGCTCCGCAGCCCCACGCACGGACACGCCGGGTGCGGGAACCCACGGGGCTGGGCACCGCGGTTCTGGGGAGGCACTTTCCAGCCCTCAAGCGTGCCAAGTGCGGCCCGCAGCGAGCGTAGCCGCTCCCAGGCGAGCTGCGGGCGGCTGCACCCCTGGGGAGCGCGGTGCCGGGAAGTTAGCGAGCAGCATCTGTTGATTAACCAGCGGCTCGCAGCAGGGCTCGGAGCGGGAGATAAGGGCCGGCAATGA